The Stieleria maiorica genome includes the window CGGATGGGGTTGAATTCGATCTGGAAGCACGAGTTCATCGACGCGGCCAGACATTGGACCGGACGCGGTCAAGGCCGCACGACGCCGGCCGGCGATTCCATCCACACCCTGGAACCCTGGACGCCGCTGGCCCCCGGCGATTCGATCGACATGACGTGGCCGAGTGAATCGGGACGCGATCTCGGATACCAGTTCGGCGGCTACCGACTGGATGAAGCCGGCAACCCGACGTTCCTGTACTCGATCGGCGACACAACGGTCTCCGATTCGATCCGGCCGCTCGGTCCGGGCGGATTTGAGCGCCAACTGACGATCACCCGCCCCGACGACTCGGACGATTTCGACAAACGCGGGCTGATTTGGCGGGTCCTGCGGGCGGCCAAGATTGAAGCGCTCGGCGACGGCTTGTACCAGGCCGGCCCGCTCAAACTGTCCATCGCCGACGTTCCCTGTGAAATCATTTCCGCCCGCGGGCAAAGCGAGTTGCGAGCCCGAGTGCCCGCCGGAACATCCGTGACGCTCACCCAAATCATCCAGTGGTAACGCCGATCCTGTTCGACGAAGTCAACCAACCATGACCCCCATGAAACCCTTTCTCGCACTGACCACCGCGGCGCTCCTGTGCGCCGCCACACACGTATCGGCCCAATCCGCCAAAGAATCGGATTACTACACCATCACGACGTTCGAAACCCCGATCGGCGAGGTGATCGAAGCGTGCGGATTCCAGCTGATGCCCGACGGATCGATGGCCGTGTGCAGTCGTCGTGGTGATATCTTTCGCATCGCCGACCCGCTGGCCGAGACCGTCACTGCCGACCAGTTTTCGTTTTTCGCACGCGGATTGCACGAACCGCTCAGCCTGGCCTGGCGCGAGGGCTGGCTGTACGCGACGCAACGCTGTGAAGTCACCCGGATGCGTGATGAAGACGGCGACGGCGCAGCCGACGTGTTTGAAACCGTGGCCGACGGCTGGGGCGTGTCGACCGATTACCACGAATACGCGTTCGGATCCAAGTTCGACGAAGACGGCAACATGGCCGTCACGTTGTGCTTGACCGGTTCGTTCAACAGCAACGTGCCGTACCGTGGCTGGGCGATGAAGATCACGCCCGACGGCAAGACGTTGCCGATGACCAGTGGCGTGCGTTCCCCGGCCGGCATCGGCGCCGATGCCCAAGGGCGCTGGTATTACACCGACAACCAAGGGCCATGGAACGGCACCTGCGCCCTGAAACCGTTGCGACAAGGACGGTTCGTCGGACACCCCGGCGGGTTCAGATGGTACGCCGACGCCGAATCGACGATGGGACCAAAACCGGTCGAACCGGAGAGCGGTTCGCGATTGCATATCGAAGCCGATCGGATCGACGAACTGGACATGCCGACCGTGCTGTTCCCCTACACCAAGATGGGCAAAAGCGCCTCGGGGATCGCTTGTGACACCACCGACGGCAAGTTCGGCCCGTTCAAGAATCAACTGTTCGTTGCCGACCAATCGGCCAGCACCATCATGCGTGTCTTCTTGGAAGAAGTCGACGGTCATGTCCAAGGCGTTTGCTTTCCGTTTCGATCGGGGTTCGCCTCGGGGAACGTCGGCGTGGAGATGACGCCAGGCGGGTCATTGTTTGTCGGCGGGACCAACCGCGGCTGGGGCTCGGTCGGACCGCGACCGTTTGCGATCGAACGCCTCGATTGGACCGGAAAGACGCCCTTCGAAATCCTGGCGATCCGCTTGCAAAACGATGGCTTTGAGCTCGAGTTCACTCAGGCCGTCGATCCGAATTCGGTTTCCGACCCGGCGCTCTATCAATTGCAAACTTACACGTACGAGTATCGCTCGGAATACGGCAGCCCCGAAGTCGACCACACGCAGCCGACGATTCGATCAGCGACCGTGTCCGAGGATCGCATGAAAGTACGCCTGGTCGTCGATGGACTGCAACGCGGACACGTCCACGAGTTTTTGTGCGACAAGATTAAGAACGCCGATGGGCAACCCTTGCTGCATCCCCAGGCGTATTACACGGCGAGCTATCTGGCCAAGTAGCCAATGCCGGCACAACACGTGAATGCCAGCACGACGCGTCAGCGAGTGGCGGGCGTTTGCATCGGGATCGACAAGGGCCGCTCACTCACCGGCCCGTTGATTTACTCCGATCACTTGTGGGATCAGCCGTTTCGCGCGAGCGTACGGGCTTCCTATCCCAAGAAAACGCACTGGCGCCCGTAGGCTCGCGCCAAACGGCTGATTAAATCAACAGGCCGTCACGCTTCCCGCTGACATGGGTCACTGCGTCTTTTCGATCGCTTCGATGGCAAGCTTCAATTGACGTCGGGCGCGGCTGAGTCGACTGCGGACGGTGCCGATCGAGATCTCCAGGACTTCTGCAATCTCTTCATACGCGAACTCGTCCATCTCGCGGAGCACCAGAATCTTCCGATGCTCGTCGGTCAACGTGTCGATCGCACGGCGGACCAGATCGACGCGTTCATCGCGCAGCATCGGTTCGTCAACGGCATCATCATTGCCCCCCATTTCCAACCCGCTTTCTTCACGAAGCTGGTCCAGGGAAACACGTGCCTTCTTCTTGCGGCGCATCGTCAGCGCACTGTTGAACGCGATCCGATAGACCCAGGTGAAGAATTGGCTGTTGCGTTGGAACGTGTCCAGTTTGACGAACGCTCGGATGAAGGCTTCCTGCGACGCCTCCTCGGCCTCTTCCGGCGACCCGGTCACCTGCAGCATCGAAGCGAACAGGCGTTCCTGGTTTTGACGCACCAAGTCCGCGAACGCCGAACGGTCGCCAGCGAGTGCCCGATCGATCAGTTCGGACTCTTCAGATTCTCGCTTCGCGCCCAATCGGTCGATTCCAATATTCGTTCGTGCTGACTCGCTGATCGGAGTGGCCGTCTACGACAAACGGCCCCGACGAATTGTAAACACCCGGGCCGCGGCTGTGATCCGCCTACGTGACGGGACTTGCCATTTTGCTGCCCCGCCGCGTTGGAATTGACGGTGATTATCGCTTCGTCACCGGAATTCGGCGTTTGCCTTTTTCGGGGTCCGCCTTTGGTAGCCAGACGACCAACACGCCGTCGGAAAGGTTCGCGGTGACCGCATCGGATTCGATCGCCAACGGCAATTCCAGCTTCCGCTCGAATTTGCCGCTGGGGCGTTCCCGTCGATGACGCTTGACCGTCGACGCCGCACCTTCATTGTTTTCGGCGGCGGAGCCGTTTTCCGCTGCTTCTTCATCGGACTTGGCATTCGCACCCGACACGCGTTGTCCGGAAATCGTCAACGTGTTCTCGTGCACATCGATTGCAATCGATTCGATCGGCACACCCGGCACGTCCAGCGTCACCTGATAGGCATCGTCGGTTTCATCGATGTCCATCGGGACCGGCATCCGATTCTGACGCGCCGCACGCCCCCGATCGGTTGCCTCACCGAAAAAGGATTCGACGAGTGTTCCCACATCCGTGGCCAATTCATCCATCAAACGTCCCGACGCGGGGGACGGAAAAACCATACGCATTGCGATTGCTCCACGAAAGAGTTGAAGGTCGGTCGCCCGGTGAAGACTGTCATTGCGACAGTTTCGGGTTTCGTGGGGATGATGGATGCACGTGGTATGCCAATGGCGCATCGACCGCCCGGAAGGGCCGTCGTACCGGTGCGGAGCGACCGCCCGGAAGGGCCGTCGTACGTGGCGAGGCAACGGAGGGAGCTTCGCTCGCAAGGGTCACTGCGTTTCGGCTTCTTGGCGGGTCAGCACGCCATCGCCGTCGGCGTCCAGGTCGTCAAAAACCTTATGCAGCTTGCGTGGCGTTTGGGCCTTGGTCAGCTTGCCGTCTTTGTCGCGATCGATGCGATCGAAGGTCGCGAGTCGGACGGCGCGCTCGACCGCCGCCCGACGTCGTTCGGCCGTCGTGGGGCCGGAATCGTCGCGGTCGCGGGGAACCGACAAGTGGTAATAGCCGATCATCATTTCGTCCCAAGTCTGATCTCCCCACTTCACCGTCTTCGATGGATCGGGGTTGTTCAGGTTTGCGGCGCTGTTGTCAAACACTGCCCGGCACTCGATTCGATCACCGGCCTCCAACGGCAACGGCTGCTTGAGGACATAGGTGGTTTGCCAATTGAAGTCATAGTGCGGGATCGACAACAAGACTTCGGAGGTGGACTTGATCGCATACTCGAACGACTTGCCGCGGACGTGCATGTGCGGACTCATGCTTAACAATTTCGCATCGGCAGGGAATTCGGGACTGACCGCTGCGACGGGATGATCCGCATCGCCCGGTGGAATGGCAAATCGTGTTTGGACAGCGCTGGTGGTCACGATCTCGTGCGTGACCGTCGCTTCATCGACCAGACAGATTCCAAGTTCGCTTTGATCGGTTGCCGCTGTTCCGATCGGTGTGTAGTGAACCTGAAAGATCAGCTCGCTGCCGGCGGGGATTCGTTTGGCATGCCCGGCCGGCCAGGGTTCGACGCGTGCCCCGGGAACGTAGCCGACCAAGAACCCGCGGGCGCCGTCCAACCCACGGCGTTGGCCTTTGGGTACCGCGAACGCCAGGATGTGATGGACGACGCTTCGGTTGCCCGGCTTCAGTTCGGCCGCTTCGACCCAGACGTCGTGATCCAACTTCGGATCGACCCGAAAGTATTGATAGCGCACGGCGCCCTCGGCGGGGACTTCGAACGGCTGGGAGCTGACGTTGAACACCAAGTCGGGCTGGCGCGGCAATTGCCAGCCCGCGACCTTGGCCGGCGGCACCGGCAGGTTGCTCAAGTCGCCGGCCGGCGCACCGGCCTGGGCCCAGTCATAGAGCAACTGCTTCTCCTCGTCGCTCAGACGTCGGGCATTGGCAAATTTGCCGTGTTCGGGATCGGCGTGCCAGGGCGGCATGCGTTGGTCGCGGACGACTTCGGCGATCATGTCGGCCCAACCGGCGACCTCTTCGTACTCGGTCAATGCAAACGGGGCGATCTCGCCCTCGCGATGACACTCGACACAGTGGCGGTTGAGGATCGCTGCGATTTGCCCGCCGTAGGTTACCGCCGCATCGGTCTGGACGTCTTTCTTGCGACCGATGATGCAGCCCACCGCCTCGGTCCGGGGAACAGAAACCTCTGTGCCGGCCAGCAACTCGTCGATCGCTTCACGCAGGTCGTTGCGACGTGGATTGTCGCGGACATATCCGATTCCATACTGATCATCGACACGGCCCCGATAGCGCAGTCGACGCTGGTCGTCAAACACAAACACTTCGGGCGTACGCGTCGCACCGAGGTCGTCAGCCAGTCGACCACCGGCGTCTTTGACGATCGGGAAGGTCAGGCTTTGTCGCTGCGCAAACGCGCTGATGTCCAACAGCGAATCGTGTCGGTTGCTCATCACACCGATCACACGGACACCCTTGTCGGCGAGCGTTTTGTGCATCGATTGCAACCGGACGGCGTAGAGCTTTGCCAGCGGACATTCGGTTCCCAGAAACGCCACGACCAAATGGGAATCCTGCTGGAAATCCTCAAGCTGCCAGCGCCGGCCGCGATGGCCATCCAGATCGATGCGGGTCAAACGCTTGCCCAGTGCGGGCGAGGCGACGGGTTCATCGGCCGGTGAAGGCTGGACCAATGACCCGAGCAACAAAGCGAAACAGGCCGCGGATAATGGGATTCGTTTTTGGAGCTTCATCATGATTGTTGGGGAAACAATTCGGATCTAGCGAACGGACGTCAATCGTGGAACAAACGTAGCTACCTTCGTCAGAAGGTGGATTCCCGGTGTCATCGTCTTCCTCGCAGGGCTTTTTCCACGCTCTGGCGAGCGTAGCTACATTGAGCCGGTATCGTCTCTGTAGAATACCCACGCCGACACCGCCAGGTTTCATTCTTGTGCTGAAAATTATCGCTTCGCATCATGCTTGCAGACACCCTGTCTGAATTACTCGACACGCCACTGGACGTCGTCGACCAGCGTCCACTCGGCGGAGGTTGCATCAGCGAAGCCTCCGTCGTGACGGTTCGCTGGGATAACCCGCAATCTTGGCAACTCTCCGGAAATCTCCCCGCGGCCGAGCCACAAACTCAGCTGCTGATCAAACGCAATTCGGCGGACATGGTTTCGAATTTTCGCTGCGAAGCCCGCGGATTGCAGGCATTGGCCGACGTAAACGCGATCCGCGTCCCCAGGGTTTTCGCCACCGATGTCGTGGAGGGACAGGCGTATTTGGCGATGGAATTCATTCCCAACGCCGCCCCACGATCATCGTCCCAGGCGTTCAGCGAATTCGGGCGACAGCTGGCCCGGCTGCACCGCGCGAGCATCGGCGATTCCGTGGGTTGGCCCGAGGACAATTACCTCGGGTCGGCCGAGCAACCCAATGGGGCCTGCGGTTCGTGGGCGGAGTTCTTCGCCACGCGACGCATCGGGTTCCAGATCCGTTGGGCCACCGACCAGGGGCTGGCCGATGCGACGTTGAAGTCCGATTGCCAGCGGATCATCGACCGGATGGAGGACCTGCTGTCAGGGCGGGAGGAGACGTTGTCGCTGTTGCACGGGGACCTGTGGAGCGGCAACTATTTGTTCGACACCGCGGGTCAACCCGCGTTGATCGACCCGGCGGTGTATCGGGGATGTCGCGAGGCCGAGTGGGGCATGATCAAGTGGTTTGGCAGTTGCCCTGACGAATTCGAACAGGCTTACGTCAGCGAGTGGCCGATGGCGGACGGCTGGCGACGGCGGGTCGCCGTCTACATGCTGTACCACCAGCTGAACCATTTAAATCTATTTGGCTCGTCGTATGCGAGTACGTGCCGCCGGACGGCCGAGGCGGTGTTGAAGTAGGAGAAGGCTTTCATGAGGACGAATCGACTCTCCCCTCGCTACGCTCGACCCCATAGGCGCCAAGTTAAGGCGGGGAACGATCGAACACGCGACGTCACCCTCCCTTCCAGTGCGTTGGTGTCTACACAAATCGGTCCGCAGTTTAGAGCGTGGCTTCCCTCTCCCTAAAACAGATCGCGTAAACAGAAATTGAAATTGATCGCGGAAGGATGATGACTGCGATCTGTTTTGGGGAGAGGGGTTGGGGGTGAGGGGCCGTACACCCAACCAGTTTCCGCGGTGCTGGCCCCCTCATCCCCAGCCCTTCTCCCCCGCAAAGCCGGGGGAGAAGGGAGCCATTGTGCGTTGTGCTGACATCAATGCTTCCAACTTGGGTTTCGTCATTCTTCGGCCCCCATGCCCTCCAAAATCTTCCTACCCCAATCGCCACCTCTAACAATGCGCCCGGATTGCCGTTTCGACTTCGGCGGGATCGACGTCGCCGACCAATTCCACGTGCCCGATCTTGGTCGGCAAAATGAAACGCAATTTTCCGTGGGCGACTTTCTTGTCGCGCATCATCACCGGCAGCATGGCGGCGACGTCGGCTTCGGGGAACGTGATCGGCAGCCGGCAAGCCTGCAGCACCTCGGTTTGACGCTCCAGCACCCCCGCATCGCAGCGGCCCAACCGGATCGCCAGCGAGGCGGCCATTTGCATGCCGATCGAAACGGCTTCGCCGTGCAGCAGGGTTCCATACCCGGCTGTCGCTTCGATGGCGTGGGCGAAGGTGTGTCCATAATTCAGGATCGCACGACGGCCGCTGGTTTCACGTTCGTCTTCGCCGACGACGCGAGCCTTGGCCAAACAGCTCTGCCGGATCGCATACCGCAACACCTCGGGATCACGTTCGACGAGCGCCTTCGCGTTGGATTCCAAGTAGTCAAAGAAGACGGCATCGTCGATCACGCCGTACTTGACGACTTCGGCCAGTCCGCTCAAGTAGCTGCGGTCTGGCAGGGTCTTCATCGCCAGCGTATCGATCCAAACCAGTTCGGGTTGCCAGAACGCACCGACCATGTTCTTGGCCCCGGACAGGTTGATGCCCGTCTTTCCGCCGACGCTGCTGTCGACCATCGCCAGCAACGTCGTCGGGACTTGGACGAAGCGGATTCCACGGGCGAACGATGCGGCGACAAATCCGGCCAGGTCGCCGATCACCCCGCCGCCGACGGCAACGACGACGCTGCGTCGATCCGCCCCCCGGTCGAGCATCCAATCCAACAGCTGGCCGAACTGGGCGATCGACTTGCTGGGCTCGCCCGAGGGCACCGCCGCGGCGTCGACCCGGGTGGATTCAACGCGGATTTGCGCGGCCAACGCCTCGGCCCAAGGTTCGACGGCGGCATCGTAGATCAGCAGCACGTGACTGACATCGCCCAGCGATCTGGCAAACGCAGCGGCAAATCGCCCGGTTGCCCCTGTGGCAATATGAATTGGATAACTACGATCACCCAAGTCGACTGAAACGGTGCTTTCACCGGGATCGCTGGCAAGCTCTGAATTCATTGTGTCGTCATCTATACGGACTCGGTGATCGTTTCGAGATCGATCTCCCTTGTAATTTTTCGGCAGTTTAACCGATGACCTCTCCGAACGACGACCAGACCGACCGGCACGCCGACAAATACAACGACCCCCGCGCCCAGATCTCGCGGCGGGGAATTCTGATCGGTCTGGGCGTCGTGCTGTTCGGGATCGCCGGGGCCGCCCTGAGCATCTGGGCGCGGCGAACACGGTTGGAGCAGACCACCAAGTTTTGGGGGCCCGAAACGATCCAGGCGTTCCAGTTGGCCGCGGAAATTCACTTGATCGTCCAGCCCGAACCGCTGAGCGAACCTTCGACCGAGCTGCTGAGCGAGGGGGCCGAACCGGTTCGTTTGACCGGCATGCCGGGGCTGGGGCACCTGCGTCACCTGCTGCTCGATGACCGCAGTTACCTGTGGTCGTCGGTGAAGAACGAACCGATGCGATCGCGTTTGGGGCAAACCAAGTGCATGATGCTGCGGTTCTCCGATCCCGAAGCCGAGCGGTTTCCCGACGCCGAAATCATCATCGATCTGGATCAGGGCTGGATCGGCAAACACGACGGTGACCGTCAGATTCGGCTGAACGAGCGGTTTCGAAACGCCGTGCCGGCATTCTTGACCCAGGTCGCCGACTACGAACCGCTGCGGGTGGAGATGCGGGAAACAAACCCGCCAGGGGAATAAGCCCCCCCAAAACGCGAAGGCAATTTCAATCGATTCAGCTGGCACGATCCGCGCGGTGGGTACAAAACTGCAGCGATTGCGTTTGCAGAATGTGGATTTCAGCTGTGCTGGTTTATCCCTCATTCGCTTATACTTAAGGGGCAAGCAGTCGACAATTTCGGTCACTGTCGTCCCGTTTTCTACGTGACCCCCTCTTCTTCCGCACGACTCCAGGAATCGCTTTCGTGAGCACAGCAGCCAATTCCGATAAGGCACTGGGCCCCGATGAGGCACTGGACGGCGCCGAATCGCAAGTCCCGATGAACGACGACCTGGAGACGAATGAAATTGGCGTTACCGAAACGGTCGCTGCGGAGCAGGGCGAAGGCGACGACGACGAGCCGGTCGGCACAGGTCACCGGTTTCTGGTCTTCCAAGCGATGCCGGCGTGGTTGGTCAGCACGCTCGTGCACGCGCTGATCCTGCTGATCCTGGGATTGGTCTCGATCGCCGATCCGATTCAGATCGTCAACGTGTTGACGGCATCCAGCTCGGGTGACGACGGCCCGGAAATCGAAGAACTCTCGATCGAGGAATTCGACCCCGGCGAAATCGAAGAGGCCGAGGAGATGACCGAGGAAGTGGAGATCACCGACCCGGTCGAAATGGTCGAACCGGTGGCGATGGAGGTGCCCACACTGGACATCGCTGCGGTCCCGTTGGACATGAGCGATTTCGCGGCCGACATGGCCCCCGCCGCGACGACGCTGCAGTCGATGGCTTCGATGAGCATGAAGCCGATGGGCAGCCGAAGCTCGGAAATGAAGGAGAAACTGCTGCGAAAATACGGCGGAACCGACAGCAGTGAAGCGGCGGTCACCGAAGCGCTGAAGTGGTTTTCACGCCATCAAATCCGCAGCGGACCGACCGCCGGGGCGTGGACGTTCCAACACGAATTGGTCTGTCGCGGTGCCTGTGGAAACGGCTGCACCCAGCCGAACCGAGCCAAACAACTCAATGCCGCCACCTCGCTGGCCCTGCTGCCGTTCATGGGAGCCGGCCAGACGCACCTGAAAGGTGAATTCAAAGACGTCGTGATGGGCGGCTTGCGATTCCTGGTTCAGAACGGAAAACCCGGAAAAGAACAGGGATTGCCCTACATCGATTACACCGGCGGCGGCAACATGTACGACCACGGGCTGGCCGCGATCACACTGTGCGAAGCGTACGCGATGACAGGTGATCCGGACCTGGCCGGCCCGGCCCAAGCCGCACTCAACTACATCGCCCTGGCGCAGTGCCGTGACGGCGGCTGGCGGTACCAGAAACAAGACTCCAGCGGCG containing:
- a CDS encoding DUF7133 domain-containing protein, coding for MTPMKPFLALTTAALLCAATHVSAQSAKESDYYTITTFETPIGEVIEACGFQLMPDGSMAVCSRRGDIFRIADPLAETVTADQFSFFARGLHEPLSLAWREGWLYATQRCEVTRMRDEDGDGAADVFETVADGWGVSTDYHEYAFGSKFDEDGNMAVTLCLTGSFNSNVPYRGWAMKITPDGKTLPMTSGVRSPAGIGADAQGRWYYTDNQGPWNGTCALKPLRQGRFVGHPGGFRWYADAESTMGPKPVEPESGSRLHIEADRIDELDMPTVLFPYTKMGKSASGIACDTTDGKFGPFKNQLFVADQSASTIMRVFLEEVDGHVQGVCFPFRSGFASGNVGVEMTPGGSLFVGGTNRGWGSVGPRPFAIERLDWTGKTPFEILAIRLQNDGFELEFTQAVDPNSVSDPALYQLQTYTYEYRSEYGSPEVDHTQPTIRSATVSEDRMKVRLVVDGLQRGHVHEFLCDKIKNADGQPLLHPQAYYTASYLAK
- a CDS encoding RNA polymerase sigma factor → MGAKRESEESELIDRALAGDRSAFADLVRQNQERLFASMLQVTGSPEEAEEASQEAFIRAFVKLDTFQRNSQFFTWVYRIAFNSALTMRRKKKARVSLDQLREESGLEMGGNDDAVDEPMLRDERVDLVRRAIDTLTDEHRKILVLREMDEFAYEEIAEVLEISIGTVRSRLSRARRQLKLAIEAIEKTQ
- a CDS encoding Hsp20/alpha crystallin family protein: MRMVFPSPASGRLMDELATDVGTLVESFFGEATDRGRAARQNRMPVPMDIDETDDAYQVTLDVPGVPIESIAIDVHENTLTISGQRVSGANAKSDEEAAENGSAAENNEGAASTVKRHRRERPSGKFERKLELPLAIESDAVTANLSDGVLVVWLPKADPEKGKRRIPVTKR
- a CDS encoding redoxin domain-containing protein; its protein translation is MMKLQKRIPLSAACFALLLGSLVQPSPADEPVASPALGKRLTRIDLDGHRGRRWQLEDFQQDSHLVVAFLGTECPLAKLYAVRLQSMHKTLADKGVRVIGVMSNRHDSLLDISAFAQRQSLTFPIVKDAGGRLADDLGATRTPEVFVFDDQRRLRYRGRVDDQYGIGYVRDNPRRNDLREAIDELLAGTEVSVPRTEAVGCIIGRKKDVQTDAAVTYGGQIAAILNRHCVECHREGEIAPFALTEYEEVAGWADMIAEVVRDQRMPPWHADPEHGKFANARRLSDEEKQLLYDWAQAGAPAGDLSNLPVPPAKVAGWQLPRQPDLVFNVSSQPFEVPAEGAVRYQYFRVDPKLDHDVWVEAAELKPGNRSVVHHILAFAVPKGQRRGLDGARGFLVGYVPGARVEPWPAGHAKRIPAGSELIFQVHYTPIGTAATDQSELGICLVDEATVTHEIVTTSAVQTRFAIPPGDADHPVAAVSPEFPADAKLLSMSPHMHVRGKSFEYAIKSTSEVLLSIPHYDFNWQTTYVLKQPLPLEAGDRIECRAVFDNSAANLNNPDPSKTVKWGDQTWDEMMIGYYHLSVPRDRDDSGPTTAERRRAAVERAVRLATFDRIDRDKDGKLTKAQTPRKLHKVFDDLDADGDGVLTRQEAETQ
- a CDS encoding fructosamine kinase family protein codes for the protein MLADTLSELLDTPLDVVDQRPLGGGCISEASVVTVRWDNPQSWQLSGNLPAAEPQTQLLIKRNSADMVSNFRCEARGLQALADVNAIRVPRVFATDVVEGQAYLAMEFIPNAAPRSSSQAFSEFGRQLARLHRASIGDSVGWPEDNYLGSAEQPNGACGSWAEFFATRRIGFQIRWATDQGLADATLKSDCQRIIDRMEDLLSGREETLSLLHGDLWSGNYLFDTAGQPALIDPAVYRGCREAEWGMIKWFGSCPDEFEQAYVSEWPMADGWRRRVAVYMLYHQLNHLNLFGSSYASTCRRTAEAVLK
- the aroB gene encoding 3-dehydroquinate synthase yields the protein MNSELASDPGESTVSVDLGDRSYPIHIATGATGRFAAAFARSLGDVSHVLLIYDAAVEPWAEALAAQIRVESTRVDAAAVPSGEPSKSIAQFGQLLDWMLDRGADRRSVVVAVGGGVIGDLAGFVAASFARGIRFVQVPTTLLAMVDSSVGGKTGINLSGAKNMVGAFWQPELVWIDTLAMKTLPDRSYLSGLAEVVKYGVIDDAVFFDYLESNAKALVERDPEVLRYAIRQSCLAKARVVGEDERETSGRRAILNYGHTFAHAIEATAGYGTLLHGEAVSIGMQMAASLAIRLGRCDAGVLERQTEVLQACRLPITFPEADVAAMLPVMMRDKKVAHGKLRFILPTKIGHVELVGDVDPAEVETAIRAHC
- a CDS encoding prenyltransferase/squalene oxidase repeat-containing protein → MSTAANSDKALGPDEALDGAESQVPMNDDLETNEIGVTETVAAEQGEGDDDEPVGTGHRFLVFQAMPAWLVSTLVHALILLILGLVSIADPIQIVNVLTASSSGDDGPEIEELSIEEFDPGEIEEAEEMTEEVEITDPVEMVEPVAMEVPTLDIAAVPLDMSDFAADMAPAATTLQSMASMSMKPMGSRSSEMKEKLLRKYGGTDSSEAAVTEALKWFSRHQIRSGPTAGAWTFQHELVCRGACGNGCTQPNRAKQLNAATSLALLPFMGAGQTHLKGEFKDVVMGGLRFLVQNGKPGKEQGLPYIDYTGGGNMYDHGLAAITLCEAYAMTGDPDLAGPAQAALNYIALAQCRDGGWRYQKQDSSGGDTSVVGWQVMALKSGHMGHLMIPPNVIQGSTLFLDRVSSDGGSIYGYNKPSTTPRPATTAVGLLCRMYTGWDKNHPGIQKGVGHLAKIGVKKPDLYYNYYAAQVLRHHGGKEWDKFNAELRDWLVETQDQSKGAKGSWYFNGAPHMSEAGRLCLTSFATMILEVYYRHMPLYAEAAAEEEFPL